A genomic window from Providencia alcalifaciens includes:
- a CDS encoding GTPase family protein, whose product MLQHSYFKPVLSALPHSFQTSFFNQLNHLINYSPIIGLMGKTGAGKSSLINALFQSILSPVSNVSGCTRQSQRFSMTMNNRTLTFIDLPGVGESLERDKEYHQLYRNLLPELDLIIWVLKADDRAWSSDEQCYRFLTEQCGYQSERFLFVLNQADKIEPCRQWNELSHQPSPEQAASLELKQQAVITAFKPHHPVMVVSAIENYQLTELAEQLILALPAKASSGVARQLNNTYRTQFVETSARNDFGQCVSDIVDTLIDILPLPVLIKSTIGTVKNSIVSVAKSLWSLFF is encoded by the coding sequence ATGCTTCAGCACTCTTACTTTAAACCGGTCCTATCAGCACTACCTCACTCATTCCAAACCTCTTTTTTCAACCAACTCAATCACCTTATCAACTACTCCCCCATCATCGGCCTGATGGGTAAAACAGGGGCTGGAAAATCCAGCTTAATCAACGCCCTATTCCAATCTATCCTATCGCCCGTCAGTAATGTCTCTGGCTGTACACGCCAATCTCAACGCTTCAGTATGACGATGAACAATCGCACGCTTACCTTTATAGATTTACCCGGCGTAGGTGAAAGCCTTGAGCGAGATAAAGAGTACCACCAGCTCTATCGTAACTTATTACCAGAACTGGATTTAATCATCTGGGTACTCAAAGCCGATGATAGGGCATGGTCTTCTGATGAACAGTGTTATCGCTTTCTTACTGAGCAATGTGGCTACCAATCTGAACGATTTCTGTTTGTATTGAATCAGGCCGACAAAATAGAGCCCTGCCGCCAGTGGAATGAACTGAGCCACCAGCCATCCCCTGAGCAAGCGGCTAGCTTAGAATTGAAGCAACAAGCCGTGATAACCGCATTTAAGCCGCATCATCCTGTGATGGTTGTATCTGCAATCGAAAACTATCAACTCACTGAATTAGCAGAGCAACTAATATTGGCGTTACCGGCGAAAGCCAGTAGCGGTGTGGCTAGGCAACTGAACAACACTTACCGGACGCAATTTGTAGAAACTTCAGCACGTAACGATTTTGGGCAATGTGTCAGTGATATCGTCGATACGCTGATAGACATCCTTCCCCTACCTGTCTTGATAAAAAGCACGATTGGTACAGTCAAAAACAGCATCGTATCCGTTGCTAAATCCCTGTGGAGCCTATTCTTTTAA
- a CDS encoding antirestriction protein, translating to MSNTTESTITMELVPDEQRLDFWFNHFGAVKGWATFEVVVFTTMGQFCDEYHGGYWEYGSLNNGGAFIYPDINADTLTLFNMHNGNEATVSQEAAGIAVCLILYSIWSFQTESEVMCDRFYQLRDYASQHPESTTIFHLVD from the coding sequence ATGAGTAACACAACTGAATCTACTATCACAATGGAATTAGTCCCTGATGAACAACGCCTTGATTTTTGGTTCAACCATTTTGGTGCAGTGAAAGGCTGGGCCACCTTTGAAGTGGTGGTTTTCACCACGATGGGTCAATTCTGCGATGAGTATCATGGCGGTTACTGGGAGTATGGCTCGCTCAATAATGGCGGTGCTTTTATCTACCCCGATATCAACGCAGACACCTTAACCCTATTCAACATGCACAACGGCAATGAGGCCACCGTGAGCCAAGAGGCGGCAGGCATTGCAGTGTGTCTGATCCTGTACAGCATTTGGTCATTCCAAACAGAAAGCGAAGTGATGTGTGACCGCTTTTATCAGCTGCGTGACTACGCTTCACAACATCCCGAATCCACTACCATTTTCCATTTAGTTGATTAA
- a CDS encoding DUF932 domain-containing protein, with the protein MSLLASRFGSANSIRRDRPLTIEELFRTVPSVFSEDKHGSRSERYTYIPTITLLDSLQKEGFYPFFACQTRVRDMSRREHTKHMLRLRRHDQITGIQVPEIILLNSHDGSSSYQMLPGLFRAVCSNGLVCGDVLGEVRVPHKGDVVGKVIEGAYEVLDTFEQVAEKREQMQSLMLSPPAQQAFAEAALTYRFGEEFQPVTREQVLQPRRFEDKKEDLWTVYQRLQENLIKGGLSGRTAKGKRARTRSVNGISP; encoded by the coding sequence ATGAGTTTATTAGCTTCGCGTTTTGGCTCTGCTAACAGTATTCGTCGCGACCGTCCACTGACCATCGAAGAATTATTTCGTACTGTACCGAGCGTTTTCTCCGAAGATAAGCATGGGTCACGCAGTGAACGGTATACTTACATTCCGACAATAACGTTACTTGATAGCCTGCAAAAAGAAGGCTTCTATCCATTCTTTGCCTGTCAGACTCGGGTACGCGATATGAGTCGCCGTGAGCACACCAAGCATATGTTACGGCTCAGACGACATGACCAAATCACGGGTATACAAGTCCCTGAAATCATCTTACTTAATAGCCATGATGGTTCGAGTAGTTATCAAATGCTGCCGGGTCTATTTAGGGCCGTGTGTTCTAACGGTTTGGTGTGCGGTGATGTATTGGGTGAAGTGCGTGTACCCCACAAAGGGGATGTGGTAGGTAAAGTGATTGAAGGGGCCTATGAGGTACTCGATACGTTTGAGCAAGTGGCTGAAAAACGTGAACAAATGCAATCTCTCATGTTATCCCCACCAGCCCAGCAAGCCTTTGCTGAAGCGGCTTTGACCTACCGCTTTGGTGAAGAGTTCCAGCCCGTCACACGAGAGCAAGTTCTACAGCCCCGACGCTTTGAAGATAAAAAAGAAGACCTCTGGACAGTGTATCAACGTCTACAAGAAAACCTGATTAAAGGAGGATTATCTGGCCGCACTGCAAAAGGTAAACGTGCTCGTACTCGTTCAGTTAATGGCATATCGCCTTGA
- a CDS encoding DUF1120 domain-containing protein, with amino-acid sequence MIKLIAGLLTCLSFSAFASDSHGTCNIRLGADEVNYDTLADFNTKKQGGAVYAGVRIIPVIIECSEEITPYLDFSTVSDTFSNNGSEAILNVSNAMLDGKSVLIDTIELNNSSRVNSSQRDVKIHTNLRIQPAQGKIGKVFSFNLLVDLKINSLSKKGVVVRNKIPLQTLGGSTSLGINYSEMTTACNLVVDSTSIDYGVINRNELNNNSYTVLPEKNINFTVQCDSGKTAIAVQTFNQVERSLAPNKQEGLSGYGVPPVQLLSNVMMAGGLGNTQEGVPIGGYAIALDLSSLSIDNQAERVQPISSNASCGDSNVVWQHTNGDLLPNNSLNKITSWAKLGSLQPALFSNIKGVIKVQAFINKASLLNVNKEIKFKGRSIIELCYL; translated from the coding sequence ATGATAAAATTAATCGCAGGGCTACTTACTTGCCTATCTTTTAGTGCATTCGCATCGGATAGCCACGGAACATGTAATATCCGCTTGGGGGCTGATGAGGTTAACTATGATACTTTGGCTGATTTTAATACAAAAAAACAAGGTGGAGCAGTATATGCAGGAGTTCGGATTATTCCTGTAATAATCGAGTGCAGTGAAGAAATTACCCCATACCTTGATTTTTCTACAGTTAGCGATACATTTTCAAATAATGGATCTGAAGCTATTTTAAATGTAAGCAATGCAATGCTTGATGGGAAATCTGTTTTAATTGACACTATTGAATTAAATAATTCTAGTAGAGTCAATTCATCACAAAGAGATGTTAAAATTCACACCAATTTACGTATTCAACCTGCACAGGGCAAAATAGGAAAAGTATTTTCCTTCAATTTACTTGTTGATTTAAAAATTAATTCATTGAGTAAAAAAGGTGTGGTTGTGAGGAACAAAATACCTTTACAAACGCTGGGTGGGAGTACAAGTTTAGGTATTAACTATTCAGAAATGACCACAGCATGTAATCTTGTTGTTGACTCTACCTCTATTGATTATGGTGTAATAAATAGAAATGAGCTAAATAACAATTCTTATACAGTATTACCTGAAAAAAATATTAACTTCACTGTACAATGTGATTCAGGTAAAACGGCCATAGCAGTCCAAACTTTTAATCAAGTGGAACGTTCATTGGCACCAAATAAACAAGAAGGTCTTAGCGGCTATGGTGTCCCACCTGTTCAGTTATTAAGCAATGTTATGATGGCCGGGGGGTTAGGTAATACTCAAGAAGGTGTTCCTATTGGTGGTTACGCCATAGCATTAGACTTAAGTTCTTTATCTATCGATAATCAGGCAGAGAGAGTACAACCAATATCGAGTAATGCATCTTGTGGTGATTCCAATGTAGTTTGGCAACATACAAATGGGGATCTATTGCCGAATAATTCCTTAAATAAAATTACTTCTTGGGCCAAATTAGGGAGCTTACAACCTGCACTTTTTTCAAATATAAAAGGGGTAATAAAGGTTCAAGCCTTTATTAATAAAGCCTCATTGCTCAATGTTAATAAAGAAATTAAATTCAAGGGACGCTCAATCATTGAATTATGTTATTTATAG
- a CDS encoding fimbria/pilus outer membrane usher protein yields MIRKKKIKIIVTLLFLATSSYAEVIFDQDALKHKGIPTEIAKLYSEKAHFPQGESSVSVFLNDKYIGQSFFMFNSQGELCLNTRFIDATDIALSKSNSTCPTIKDYNNLEIELVPSDLRVNIYVSPSLLRNKTNDNWSHTGKSGVLNYDIKYFSSKNDINSQSFLNSNFTLGFNVNNWIVRSDQAYTYFNGETSFDHQTLYAEKTLESLKKNVQIGQINLSNSFFSSGQVIGFQLRPELALDNSSQGGGIVNGIAYERSVIEVRQAGILIYTTTVPEGPYTLKNLPLLNSRLDLSVTVINQSNKKSTFIVPASSFILASNSMNKDITFGFGKVNQHNVNEKPYVMNISKGFNLRPDMQILFGALASKDYQSVGLSNTFEFSNLSLATVTTNISKDIDSKYGEYYTLSYNYPVIASTNLVVNSLYRSKEYKDFNETLNNYDTNLYSNHVKNSNTQYGIGVNTHIDRLGSFSLSWNRSLGDRTINYYNATWHNLFSDKYNVYLGYENRLYNNINDNTIYLNVDISLGNRQSLSGWMNHYGNNKSYGTRYSNHSDDNLSYSVSAIKNTDPRNQSASLNMNYTTPVTLLSGNVSKGNNNSSYYGSLSGGMVYFDNELIFSSKRIANTFAVAKTENQENIPIQSSSGTVMTNSKGYAVIPSIDSYRTNYAKIDYRKLPKNMNAPYGIIEFQPANGSVPLVNFYVNKVNRAILIPSFNGEKLAKNLKVYDKKGILLTITDNAGRIIIDDLSLPTRYFVDVGDNKKCTIDLVEDVSISKTELFTVIHPICYMAN; encoded by the coding sequence ATGATTAGAAAAAAAAAGATTAAAATTATTGTAACTTTGCTATTTCTGGCGACATCTTCATACGCAGAAGTCATTTTTGATCAAGATGCACTGAAACATAAAGGAATACCAACTGAGATTGCGAAATTATACAGTGAAAAGGCGCATTTTCCCCAAGGTGAGAGTAGTGTTAGTGTATTCTTAAACGATAAATATATTGGTCAAAGCTTTTTTATGTTTAACTCGCAAGGAGAGCTTTGTCTCAATACTCGGTTTATTGACGCTACAGATATCGCTTTATCCAAAAGCAATTCAACGTGTCCAACAATAAAGGACTACAATAACTTAGAGATAGAACTGGTACCGAGTGATTTACGGGTCAATATCTATGTATCACCATCACTGCTAAGAAATAAAACAAATGATAATTGGAGCCATACAGGAAAATCGGGTGTTTTAAATTATGATATAAAATATTTTTCTTCTAAAAATGACATTAACTCCCAGTCATTTTTAAACTCAAATTTCACGCTAGGGTTCAATGTTAACAATTGGATTGTGAGAAGCGACCAAGCATATACCTATTTTAACGGTGAAACAAGTTTCGATCATCAAACCTTATATGCAGAAAAAACACTAGAATCTCTTAAAAAAAATGTGCAGATAGGCCAGATTAATTTATCGAATTCATTTTTCAGCTCTGGACAAGTTATCGGTTTTCAGTTACGCCCTGAATTAGCATTAGATAACTCATCTCAAGGTGGTGGTATTGTCAATGGCATCGCATATGAACGTTCTGTTATTGAAGTAAGACAGGCAGGAATTTTAATCTATACAACAACAGTTCCAGAAGGGCCATATACATTAAAAAACCTGCCATTATTAAATAGTCGATTAGATTTATCAGTAACAGTTATAAATCAAAGTAATAAAAAAAGTACATTTATCGTTCCTGCTAGCTCATTTATATTAGCCTCAAATAGTATGAATAAAGATATAACATTTGGTTTCGGCAAGGTTAATCAACATAATGTAAATGAAAAACCCTATGTTATGAATATCAGCAAAGGATTTAATTTGCGCCCGGATATGCAAATTTTATTCGGTGCTCTTGCATCAAAAGATTATCAAAGCGTGGGATTAAGTAATACTTTTGAATTTTCAAATTTATCCCTAGCAACGGTAACAACTAACATATCTAAAGATATCGATAGCAAATACGGTGAATATTATACATTAAGCTATAATTACCCTGTTATCGCTAGCACTAATTTAGTGGTGAATTCATTATACAGAAGTAAAGAATATAAAGACTTTAACGAAACATTGAATAATTATGATACAAACCTGTATTCAAATCATGTAAAAAATAGTAATACTCAATATGGTATTGGTGTAAATACACATATTGATAGATTAGGGTCATTTTCATTAAGCTGGAACCGTTCTCTTGGTGATAGAACGATCAACTATTATAATGCAACTTGGCATAATCTATTTTCAGATAAATACAATGTATATCTAGGGTATGAAAATAGGTTATATAACAACATAAATGATAATACTATTTACTTAAATGTCGATATTTCGTTAGGAAATAGACAAAGTTTATCCGGTTGGATGAATCATTATGGTAATAATAAAAGTTACGGAACAAGATATAGTAATCATAGTGATGATAACTTAAGTTATTCTGTTAGTGCGATTAAAAATACTGACCCTAGAAATCAAAGTGCCTCATTAAATATGAATTATACCACACCTGTTACTTTACTTTCGGGTAATGTTAGTAAAGGTAATAATAACAGCAGTTACTATGGTTCACTATCGGGCGGAATGGTTTATTTTGATAATGAACTCATTTTTTCATCAAAAAGAATAGCTAACACTTTTGCTGTAGCAAAAACGGAAAATCAGGAAAATATTCCAATACAATCGTCATCCGGAACTGTGATGACAAATAGCAAAGGTTATGCGGTAATCCCCAGCATTGATAGTTATAGGACTAACTATGCCAAGATAGACTATCGAAAATTGCCTAAAAATATGAATGCTCCCTATGGGATCATAGAGTTTCAACCTGCCAATGGGAGTGTTCCCTTGGTTAATTTCTACGTAAATAAAGTTAACCGTGCTATTTTAATCCCATCGTTTAATGGAGAAAAACTCGCTAAGAATTTAAAAGTATATGATAAAAAAGGTATTTTACTAACAATAACTGACAATGCTGGGCGGATTATTATCGATGATTTATCATTACCGACACGTTATTTTGTTGACGTAGGTGATAATAAAAAGTGCACTATTGACCTTGTTGAAGATGTTAGTATTTCAAAAACTGAGCTGTTTACTGTAATACATCCCATTTGCTATATGGCTAACTAA
- a CDS encoding fimbria/pilus chaperone family protein has protein sequence MKIKTYLLLITTLLIPQLSPASGVLPATSVVVVKEKSQDGEIVVTNTDSYPVLLTTELVNIDPEYKDLVIVTPQLIRVEPKAKQLIRFMLTSNSELKHEVLMRVIFEGIPPQGDHNADQIKFTVRQNLPLIIKPKNLAENDTPWELLKWKYEKNTLIVTNPSPYIVRLSNGVGSMPGNIEWILPSNYLLPNQSIVLTTTQNPPAFINEVTIQPFTQWGYSTTQEYTLKLNDQQND, from the coding sequence ATGAAAATAAAAACATACTTATTACTAATAACTACATTATTAATCCCACAGCTATCACCCGCATCAGGCGTATTACCTGCAACATCCGTTGTGGTTGTTAAAGAAAAAAGTCAAGATGGTGAGATAGTCGTGACTAATACAGACAGTTACCCTGTTCTATTAACAACAGAACTAGTGAATATCGATCCTGAATATAAAGATCTCGTTATTGTGACTCCTCAACTTATCCGGGTTGAGCCTAAAGCTAAGCAGTTAATCCGCTTTATGCTTACAAGTAATTCAGAATTAAAACATGAAGTATTAATGAGAGTTATTTTTGAAGGTATTCCCCCACAAGGAGATCACAATGCTGACCAGATTAAATTTACTGTTCGACAAAATCTACCACTTATTATAAAACCCAAAAATTTGGCTGAAAACGATACTCCTTGGGAATTATTAAAATGGAAGTATGAAAAAAATACATTAATCGTAACCAATCCTAGCCCTTATATTGTAAGGTTAAGCAATGGTGTTGGGAGCATGCCTGGAAATATTGAGTGGATATTACCCTCTAATTATCTTTTACCTAATCAATCTATAGTTCTAACGACAACCCAAAATCCCCCTGCATTTATTAATGAGGTGACTATACAACCCTTTACCCAATGGGGGTATTCAACGACTCAAGAATATACTCTAAAGTTAAATGATCAGCAAAATGATTAG
- a CDS encoding DUF1120 domain-containing protein, which yields MNMNMKMKKILPLLISSAMAFSFTASAVSVGSIDISVTGRIDPSACELDIAGGGNVDYGLIDPDTLTFVDGSFGGKFAILPVHETSFTIRCSANAPVKLSAVSKRLGTVAGATENSQGFAALPVSLLGIAAGNNANGVAGLGKTSTGINIGGYIVRYKANSLNISTLGENNTLTTISGSDVQNIYYNGVLDSWRASGGNLFSNNMNLQTSFAKAGEVTPIEASVYDGILQVQAYVSEEAATFGKSKPVLLNGLSTIELNYI from the coding sequence ATGAATATGAATATGAAAATGAAAAAAATATTACCACTCCTTATTTCTTCTGCAATGGCTTTCTCATTCACAGCCTCAGCAGTAAGTGTCGGCTCGATTGATATTAGTGTGACAGGTCGAATTGATCCATCGGCTTGTGAATTAGATATTGCTGGTGGTGGTAATGTCGATTATGGCCTAATCGATCCTGACACATTAACATTTGTAGATGGTTCTTTTGGTGGCAAATTTGCGATATTACCTGTACACGAAACCAGTTTTACAATTCGCTGCTCAGCTAATGCTCCTGTTAAATTATCAGCAGTGAGTAAACGTTTAGGGACAGTTGCTGGCGCAACTGAAAATTCTCAAGGATTTGCAGCACTTCCTGTTTCATTACTAGGTATTGCCGCAGGGAATAATGCAAATGGTGTAGCTGGATTAGGTAAAACATCTACAGGTATAAATATTGGTGGGTATATTGTTCGTTACAAAGCTAATAGCTTAAATATTAGCACGTTGGGTGAAAATAACACGTTAACCACTATTTCGGGTAGTGATGTTCAGAATATTTACTATAATGGAGTACTCGATTCTTGGAGAGCTTCAGGCGGGAACCTATTTTCGAATAATATGAATTTACAAACGTCTTTTGCAAAAGCAGGAGAAGTCACTCCTATTGAAGCCAGTGTTTACGATGGCATTCTACAAGTTCAAGCGTATGTAAGCGAAGAAGCAGCAACATTCGGTAAATCAAAACCTGTATTACTCAATGGTTTATCAACAATAGAATTAAATTACATCTAA
- the narL gene encoding two-component system response regulator NarL, giving the protein MENKNITTGQSTILLIDDHPMLRNGVKQLLSLEPTLQVIGEADNGETGIRLAEEYDPDLILLDLNMPGMNGFEVLSNLRSRELSGRIILFTVSNYGEDLINALKHGADGYLLKDMEPEKLIVALKEAASGKMVVSPTLASVLAESLRDNRASTDHNLTALTPRETRILDLISQGLSNKQIANKLDITESTVKVHVKHLLKKLNLKSRVEAAIWVLQQK; this is encoded by the coding sequence ATGGAAAACAAAAATATCACGACAGGGCAATCCACTATTTTACTCATTGATGATCATCCGATGCTGCGTAACGGCGTTAAACAGCTGCTTAGTTTAGAACCAACATTGCAGGTGATAGGGGAAGCTGATAACGGAGAAACAGGGATTAGACTCGCTGAAGAATATGACCCCGATTTAATCCTATTAGATTTAAATATGCCGGGAATGAACGGGTTTGAAGTTCTCAGTAATTTACGCAGCCGCGAGCTTTCTGGCCGCATTATTTTATTCACCGTCTCTAACTATGGCGAAGATTTAATTAACGCGCTAAAACACGGCGCTGATGGCTATTTATTAAAAGATATGGAGCCCGAAAAACTGATTGTTGCATTGAAAGAAGCCGCCAGCGGTAAAATGGTTGTTAGCCCAACATTAGCCTCTGTTTTAGCTGAATCATTAAGAGATAACCGTGCATCGACAGATCATAATTTAACGGCTCTTACCCCAAGAGAAACCCGTATATTGGATTTAATCTCACAGGGTTTATCCAACAAGCAAATTGCCAATAAATTAGATATTACGGAAAGTACTGTTAAAGTACATGTGAAGCATTTACTGAAAAAACTCAATTTAAAATCACGCGTTGAAGCCGCGATTTGGGTTTTACAGCAAAAGTAA
- the narX gene encoding nitrate/nitrite two-component system sensor histidine kinase NarX: protein MPTANRRFSIINQVIGLMLLIAVLGIIGMTISNQMIISVQGNAHAINKSGSLRMQSYHLLSLTPLNTYSDVYLNELERDLLSPELTQVVEIEDLTNLSSELHQYWLNALRPALVKATSPNDARFEVITFVNKIDELVKSIDEKTERKMTYVAMTQMVFIGLVSLLLLFAICHFRKKIYYPWLKLLNMVNAISHRDFSQRYPTHKKHDELSALGQTLNQMSNELAQSYHQLESRVEEKTADLQNKNKVLLYLYESNRTLYSIDPLAVRLEKVLVELQNLTPLKNISLRLYEENNDTYFHDIHCGEFPVPETVEHSTVLSWDISDNLHRYGVILAEISIDRPLSDEQNNLVLMLVKQITGMLAMAHQLEQQQQLLIMDERSAIARELHDSIAQSLSCLKMQISYLQMQPESLPNKQQDLLNEMRNEINSAYSQLRELLTTFRLKLTEPGLLPSLESTISEFSQRVGFEINLNYQLPAKSISSHQAIHIIQIIREALSNILKHANANWSQVSLFENADVITITIEDNGDGIQPQPTKNNHYGLIIMRERALNLNGEYQIAPRVQGGTTVSVTFPLAVA from the coding sequence ATGCCAACTGCGAATCGTCGATTTTCAATCATTAACCAAGTTATTGGCTTAATGTTATTAATTGCCGTACTCGGTATTATTGGCATGACAATTTCCAACCAAATGATTATTAGCGTGCAAGGGAATGCTCACGCAATAAATAAATCAGGGTCACTCAGAATGCAAAGTTATCATTTGCTTTCATTAACACCACTCAATACCTATTCGGATGTTTATCTGAATGAACTTGAACGTGATTTATTAAGTCCTGAATTAACCCAAGTGGTCGAAATTGAAGATTTAACGAACCTATCTAGCGAGCTTCACCAATATTGGCTAAACGCTTTAAGACCTGCGCTAGTAAAAGCCACTTCCCCCAATGATGCACGTTTCGAAGTTATCACTTTTGTTAATAAAATCGATGAGTTAGTAAAAAGTATCGACGAAAAAACAGAGCGTAAAATGACCTATGTCGCCATGACGCAAATGGTGTTTATCGGTCTCGTTTCCCTATTATTACTCTTCGCCATTTGCCATTTTAGGAAGAAAATTTATTACCCTTGGCTAAAACTGTTAAATATGGTGAATGCGATTAGTCATCGGGATTTTAGCCAACGTTATCCAACGCATAAAAAACACGATGAGCTCAGCGCTCTTGGACAAACATTAAACCAAATGTCTAACGAATTAGCGCAAAGTTACCATCAATTAGAATCTCGCGTAGAAGAAAAAACGGCAGACTTACAGAATAAAAACAAAGTATTGCTGTACTTGTATGAATCAAATCGTACTTTGTATTCTATTGACCCACTGGCGGTACGACTGGAAAAGGTTCTGGTGGAGTTGCAAAACCTAACACCACTTAAAAATATCAGCTTGCGGCTATATGAAGAAAATAACGATACCTATTTTCATGACATTCACTGTGGTGAATTTCCAGTTCCTGAAACTGTGGAACATTCAACAGTTTTATCGTGGGATATCTCCGATAATTTACACCGCTATGGGGTTATCCTGGCTGAGATCTCAATAGATAGGCCTTTATCCGATGAGCAAAATAATTTAGTGCTAATGTTGGTCAAACAAATCACCGGCATGTTAGCCATGGCGCACCAATTAGAACAGCAACAACAATTGCTAATTATGGATGAACGCTCGGCAATCGCCAGAGAACTCCATGACTCTATTGCCCAATCGTTATCATGTTTAAAAATGCAAATTAGCTACTTGCAAATGCAGCCAGAATCTTTGCCCAATAAACAACAAGATTTACTCAATGAAATGCGCAATGAAATTAATTCGGCTTATAGCCAATTACGTGAATTATTAACTACCTTTAGGTTAAAACTCACTGAACCGGGTTTATTACCCTCTTTAGAAAGTACTATCAGTGAATTTAGCCAACGTGTTGGCTTTGAAATAAATTTGAATTACCAACTACCAGCAAAAAGTATTTCGTCTCACCAAGCTATTCATATCATACAGATAATCCGAGAAGCCTTGAGCAATATTCTCAAGCACGCCAATGCGAATTGGTCACAAGTTTCGTTATTCGAAAATGCAGATGTTATCACCATCACCATTGAAGATAATGGTGATGGTATTCAACCCCAGCCCACGAAAAATAACCATTATGGGCTGATTATCATGAGGGAAAGGGCTCTGAACTTAAACGGAGAATACCAAATTGCACCTCGCGTTCAGGGGGGAACGACAGTCAGTGTCACATTCCCACTTGCTGTGGCTTAA